A single genomic interval of Malania oleifera isolate guangnan ecotype guangnan chromosome 13, ASM2987363v1, whole genome shotgun sequence harbors:
- the LOC131145580 gene encoding nucleobase-ascorbate transporter 6, whose translation MAGGGAQKADEPQPHPVKDQLPNISYCITSPPPWPEAILLGFQHYIVMLGTTVLIPTALVPQMGGGNEEKAEVIQTLLFVAGLNTLLQSLFGTRLPAVIGGSYTFVPPTISIILAGRFSDTLDPIEKFKRTMRAIQGALIVASTLQIVLGFSGLWRNVTRFLSPLSAVPLVALVGFGLYELGFPGVAKCVEIGLPQLIIIVIISQYLPHVIRPGKNIFDRFAVIFSVVIVWIYAHLLTVGGAYKNAAPRTQVTCRTDRAGLIDGAPWIRVPYPFQWGAPSFDAGEAFAMMAVSFVALVESTGAFIAVSRYASATPLPPSILSRGVGWQGIGILLSALFGTVNGSSVSVENAGLLALTRVGSRRVVQISAGFMIFFSILGKFGAVFASIPPPIFAALYCLFFAYVGSVGLSFLQFCNLNSFRTKFILGFSVFMGLSVPQYFNEYTAIKGYGPVHTGARWFNDIINVPFSSEAFVAGILAFFLDITLHRKDNAIRKDRGKHWWDKFRYFKTDSRSEEFYSLPFNLNKYFPSV comes from the exons ATGGCAGGAGGAGGAGCGCAGAAGGCAGATGAGCCACAGCCACATCCAGTAAAGGATCAGCTACCCAACATTTCTTACTGCATTACAAGTCCTCCCCCATGGC CGGAGGCTATTCTCCTTGGTTTCCAACATTATATAGTTATGCTTGGCACGACAGTGCTCATTCCCACTGCTCTTGTGCCCCAGATGGGAGGAGGAAAT GAGGAGAAAGCAGAGGTTATCCAGACCCTTCTCTTTGTTGCTGGTTTGAACACATTACTGCAATCTCTGTTTGGGACTCGATTGCCAGCTGTAATCGGAGGGTCCTATACGTTTGTTCCCCCGACAATTTCAATCATCTTGGCTGGCAGATTTAGCGATACGTTGGACCCTATAGAG aAATTCAAAAGGACTATGCGGGCCATCCAAGGTGCACTCATTGTTGCTTCAACTCTTCAGATTGTCCTAGGCTTTAGTGGTCTTTGGCGTAATGTTACAAG GTTTTTGAGCCCACTTTCTGCTGTTCCTTTGGTTGCTTTGGTTGGTTTTGGGCTTTATGAGTTGGGATTTCCTGGA GTTGCAAAATGTGTGGAGATTGGCCTCCCTCAgcttattattattgtgattataTCACAG TACTTGCCACATGTTATACGTCCAGGGAAAAATATCTTTGACCGCTTTGCTGTTATATTCTCAGTGGTGATTGTATGGATTTATGCTCACCTGCTCACTGTTGGTGGTGCTTATAAGAATGCAGCACCAAGGACACAAGTAACTTGCCGTACTGATCGAGCTGGACTTATAGATGGTGCTCCATG GATAAGAGTTCCATATCCCTTTCAATGGGGAGCACCGTCATTTGATGCTGGTGAAGCCTTTGCCATGATGGCCGTTTCATTTGTTGCTCTTGTAGAG TCTACTGGTGCATTTATTGCGGTGTCAAGGTATGCAAGTGCGACTCCCTTACCACCTTCCATTCTCAGCCGTGGTGTTGGCTGGCAG GGAATTGGCATCTTGTTGTCTGCGTTATTTGGGACTGTGAATGGATCTTCAGTATCTGT GGAGAATGCTGGTCTTTTAGCATTGACACGTGTTGGCAGCAGAAGGGTTGTGCAAATATCGGCAGGGTTCATGATTTTCTTTTCCATTCTTG GAAAATTTGGAGcagtctttgcttcaattccaCCCCCAATTTTTGCTGCTTTGTACTGTCTCTTCTTTGCCTATGTGG GTTCGGTGGGTCTGAGCTTTCTTCAGTTCTGCAACCTCAACAGCTTCCGAACAAAGTTCATATTGGGCTTCTCTGTCTTCATGGGCCTCTCCGTGCCACAATACTTCAATGAGTATACAGCCATAAAGGGATATGGTCCAGTCCACACTGGGGCAAGATGG TTCAACGATATAATAAATGTTCCCTTTTCATCAGAAGCATTTGTCGCAGGCATCTTGGCATTTTTCTTGGACATCACGCTGCATAGAAAGGATAATGCAATTAGGAAGGATAGGGGCAAGCATTGGTGGGACAAGTTCCGGTACTTCAAGACCGACTCAAGAAGTGAGGAATTTTATTCCTTGCCATTcaatctcaacaaatatttcccATCTGTGTAA